A single genomic interval of Desulfobacterales bacterium harbors:
- the mtaB gene encoding tRNA (N(6)-L-threonylcarbamoyladenosine(37)-C(2))-methylthiotransferase MtaB yields MKKEIFEIITLGCKVNQSESATMSAKLTAYGCQAFKPTDMNPDAAISGENVTICIINTCTVTEKASMQSRQAIRKAIRNHPNAKIIVTGCYAQTQPEELIKIKGVDDIVGRGGKSSIPEKIFIESPLSKPPTTFLSLPAFAHRTRAFLKIQDGCNAKCTYCIVPRARGASQSMPYEQVLAQIKRLEQTGYKEIVLCGIHMGTYGRDLDPVTDLEKLLTGIEESNTTARIRLSSIEPREISDEIISLVAKSKKLCHHFHIPLQSGDDGILKKMGRPYSGAFFRALILKIHQQIPNAAIGIDTLIGFPGESDAAFNQTYDLVESLPITYLHAFPFSPRDKTPAAKLPGRVPFDIVKDRCRKMRALGAQKKKLFYEGMRGKIASVLVEGRSTPETGRYKGTTSNYVPVYLIGAAPIKNTMVQVRVERFLGERGVIGSLVTSKD; encoded by the coding sequence ATGAAAAAAGAGATTTTTGAAATTATCACGCTTGGATGCAAGGTAAATCAATCCGAATCCGCAACCATGAGCGCGAAATTGACCGCTTATGGCTGTCAAGCGTTCAAGCCAACGGACATGAATCCGGATGCTGCTATTTCGGGTGAAAATGTCACCATTTGTATCATTAACACCTGCACGGTCACTGAAAAAGCATCCATGCAATCACGTCAGGCGATTCGAAAGGCAATTCGAAATCATCCGAATGCCAAAATAATCGTAACCGGCTGTTATGCGCAAACCCAACCGGAAGAACTCATTAAAATTAAAGGCGTTGACGATATTGTCGGACGTGGTGGGAAATCGAGTATTCCGGAAAAGATTTTTATCGAGAGCCCTCTTTCCAAACCCCCGACCACTTTCCTATCGTTGCCCGCATTCGCCCACAGAACCCGCGCATTTTTAAAAATACAGGATGGCTGCAATGCGAAGTGTACCTATTGCATTGTCCCGAGGGCAAGAGGTGCCAGTCAAAGCATGCCATATGAACAAGTGCTGGCACAAATTAAGCGCCTCGAACAGACCGGTTACAAGGAAATTGTTCTTTGCGGTATTCACATGGGAACCTACGGCAGGGATTTAGACCCGGTGACAGACTTGGAAAAATTGCTGACCGGAATTGAAGAATCAAACACCACCGCTCGAATTCGATTAAGCTCCATTGAACCCCGGGAAATCTCCGACGAAATAATCTCCTTGGTCGCCAAATCGAAAAAGCTATGCCATCACTTTCATATTCCCCTTCAGAGCGGCGATGACGGAATTCTTAAAAAAATGGGTCGCCCCTATTCCGGCGCTTTCTTTCGGGCTTTGATATTAAAGATTCATCAACAAATACCGAATGCCGCCATCGGTATCGACACGTTGATCGGATTTCCCGGTGAAAGCGACGCCGCGTTCAACCAAACCTATGATCTGGTTGAATCGCTGCCGATCACTTATCTGCATGCCTTTCCGTTTTCCCCTAGGGATAAAACACCCGCCGCCAAACTCCCCGGTCGCGTCCCCTTCGATATCGTCAAAGATAGATGCCGAAAAATGCGAGCGCTCGGCGCACAGAAAAAGAAATTGTTCTATGAGGGAATGAGGGGAAAAATTGCGAGTGTTCTCGTTGAAGGCAGGTCAACCCCTGAAACCGGCCGGTATAAGGGCACCACATCGAATTATGTGCCCGTATATCTGATAGGGGCAGCGCCGATAAAGAACACGATGGTTCAGGTGCGCGTGGAAAGGTTTTTAGGTGAACGTGGTGTCATCGGTTCGCTGGTTACCTCAAAGGATTGA
- a CDS encoding NUDIX hydrolase: MPNSLSHRNPLLTVDIIIEIPSGIVLIRRNNPPFGWALPGGFVDYGEALETAAIREAKEETGLDIGWPEQFHAYSAPNRDPRHHSVTMVFIASAAGTPCAGDDAGAARIFNETDLPKNLAFDHARILSDYFRYKGGEKKSVIFQHH; encoded by the coding sequence ATGCCAAATAGTTTATCCCATAGAAATCCGCTTCTCACAGTTGATATTATTATTGAGATCCCAAGCGGTATCGTCCTTATCCGCCGAAATAATCCACCCTTCGGCTGGGCGTTACCCGGTGGATTTGTCGATTATGGGGAAGCACTTGAAACTGCGGCAATCCGTGAAGCCAAGGAAGAGACCGGATTGGATATCGGCTGGCCGGAACAGTTTCATGCCTATTCAGCGCCGAATCGTGATCCGCGCCATCATTCGGTCACGATGGTGTTTATCGCATCGGCTGCGGGAACTCCCTGTGCAGGGGATGACGCCGGGGCGGCGCGCATTTTCAACGAAACGGATCTGCCTAAAAATCTGGCTTTTGACCATGCCCGGATTTTATCGGATTATTTTCGATACAAGGGTGGTGAAAAGAAATCCGTCATTTTTCAGCATCACTGA
- a CDS encoding 4Fe-4S binding protein, which translates to MYSKILMLQFPITEAQKPVVCNLAKHFDLTFNILKATILPRKEGVMVLELSGSRKNFNDGVNYLKSQGVDIKTADSEVKRSKKKCIHCGACTAVCPTGALSIQRPEMTVIFDQSKCSICQLCVPACPTRAMEVRPLDQLFFE; encoded by the coding sequence GTGTATTCCAAAATACTCATGCTGCAATTTCCCATTACGGAAGCGCAAAAGCCGGTGGTCTGCAACCTGGCGAAACATTTTGATCTGACTTTTAATATTTTAAAGGCCACCATCCTTCCCCGCAAGGAAGGCGTCATGGTGCTTGAATTATCGGGAAGCCGCAAGAACTTTAATGACGGCGTTAATTATTTGAAATCTCAAGGGGTTGATATTAAAACAGCCGACAGTGAAGTCAAAAGAAGCAAAAAAAAATGCATTCACTGCGGCGCTTGCACCGCGGTTTGCCCCACGGGTGCGCTTTCTATTCAGCGCCCGGAAATGACGGTTATATTCGACCAGAGCAAATGCAGCATTTGTCAACTGTGTGTTCCCGCATGTCCGACAAGAGCCATGGAAGTCCGGCCCCTCGACCAGCTTTTTTTCGAATGA
- the fusA gene encoding elongation factor G, with protein MKNEIQKVRNIGISAHIDSGKTTLTERILFYTNRIYAIHDVKGKDGVGATMDSMELEKERGITIASAATFCEWQGHDINIIDTPGHVDFTIEVERSLRVLDGAILVLCAVGGVQSQSITVDQQMKRYRVPCIAFINKCDRNGANPFRVIEQLKDKLGHNAVAMQMPIGLEADLEGIVDLVAMKAVFFDGSNGETLRLEDIPEALLAEAQARREKLIDAATMFSDELMERVLEEKDIPESLLIEAVRKGTIARKLTPVFMGSAYKNKGVQPLLNAVTELLPCPLDVENEALDMDKGEAPVILTGRPEDPLVALAFKLEDGTYGQLTYIRVYQGVLSKGTTMLNVRTGKKVKVGRVAKMHADQMEDIEEIPAGSIGALFGIDCASGDTFVSPGMNLTMTSMFVPEPVISLAIIPINNKAQINMSKALNRFSKEDPTFRTSFNEETNETIIQGMGELHLEVYVERMRREYNAEVTTGAPQVAYRETITRKAEFNYIHKKQTGGSGQYGRVAGYIEPIIDEVFEFDNQVTGGSIPTNYIPACEKGFRLCMVKGPKMEFPVTGVRVVLNDGASHSVDSSDMAFQAAARGGFLQAYANAGAVIHEPVMKVVVETPSDFQGSVMGSLNQRRGMIVGAQDEGPMCTIESQVPLSEMFGYATALRSMTQGQAQFTMEFYAYKQVPRQIAEELAKKAQEKKHVA; from the coding sequence ATGAAAAACGAAATTCAAAAAGTTAGAAACATCGGCATCAGCGCACATATTGACTCTGGGAAAACCACCCTGACGGAACGCATTCTTTTTTATACCAACAGGATTTATGCGATTCACGATGTCAAGGGAAAAGACGGTGTCGGCGCCACCATGGATTCCATGGAACTTGAAAAGGAACGAGGAATCACCATCGCTTCCGCCGCGACATTCTGCGAATGGCAGGGTCACGACATTAATATTATCGACACCCCCGGTCATGTGGATTTCACGATCGAGGTGGAGCGCTCCTTGCGCGTGCTGGATGGCGCCATTCTTGTTCTCTGTGCGGTTGGCGGGGTCCAGTCCCAATCCATCACCGTGGATCAGCAAATGAAACGGTACCGGGTGCCGTGCATCGCCTTTATCAATAAATGCGATCGGAATGGTGCCAACCCGTTTCGCGTCATTGAACAACTTAAGGATAAACTGGGCCACAACGCCGTCGCAATGCAGATGCCTATCGGCTTGGAAGCGGATCTGGAAGGAATTGTTGATCTGGTTGCGATGAAAGCCGTCTTTTTCGACGGCAGCAACGGGGAAACCCTTCGCTTGGAGGACATTCCCGAAGCGCTTCTGGCCGAGGCACAGGCCCGGCGGGAAAAATTGATCGATGCTGCCACGATGTTTTCAGACGAATTAATGGAAAGGGTTCTTGAAGAGAAGGATATCCCCGAATCGCTTCTGATCGAAGCCGTCCGAAAAGGTACCATCGCTCGAAAATTGACCCCTGTTTTTATGGGTTCCGCCTACAAAAACAAAGGCGTTCAGCCGTTATTGAACGCGGTCACCGAATTACTCCCCTGCCCGCTTGATGTCGAAAATGAAGCGCTGGATATGGACAAGGGGGAAGCGCCGGTCATTTTGACCGGCCGGCCGGAAGATCCCCTGGTGGCGTTGGCATTCAAGTTGGAGGACGGCACTTACGGCCAGCTTACCTATATTCGTGTCTATCAGGGGGTCCTTTCAAAGGGGACCACCATGCTCAATGTGCGAACCGGCAAAAAGGTGAAGGTAGGTCGTGTTGCCAAAATGCACGCGGACCAAATGGAGGACATTGAGGAGATTCCCGCTGGCTCCATCGGCGCTCTTTTTGGAATTGACTGCGCTTCGGGAGACACGTTTGTCTCACCCGGCATGAACCTGACCATGACCTCCATGTTCGTACCGGAACCTGTTATCTCCCTTGCCATTATTCCCATCAATAACAAGGCACAGATTAATATGTCAAAGGCCCTAAACCGGTTTTCTAAAGAGGACCCCACCTTTCGAACCTCTTTCAATGAAGAGACCAACGAGACGATCATACAAGGCATGGGGGAGTTGCACCTTGAAGTGTATGTCGAAAGAATGCGGCGAGAATACAATGCCGAAGTGACTACCGGTGCGCCTCAAGTGGCTTACCGGGAAACCATCACCCGCAAAGCGGAATTTAACTATATTCATAAGAAACAAACCGGCGGGTCAGGTCAATACGGCCGAGTGGCCGGTTACATCGAGCCGATTATAGACGAGGTGTTTGAGTTTGATAACCAGGTAACGGGCGGTTCCATTCCGACAAATTATATTCCGGCCTGTGAGAAAGGGTTTCGCCTGTGCATGGTCAAAGGGCCGAAAATGGAGTTTCCGGTTACCGGCGTTCGCGTCGTACTCAATGATGGGGCATCCCATTCCGTGGACTCATCGGACATGGCCTTTCAGGCGGCAGCCCGAGGCGGTTTTCTTCAGGCCTACGCCAATGCGGGGGCCGTGATCCATGAGCCGGTGATGAAGGTGGTGGTGGAAACCCCTTCTGATTTTCAAGGCAGTGTAATGGGTTCTTTGAATCAACGCCGCGGCATGATTGTGGGCGCACAGGATGAAGGCCCCATGTGCACCATCGAATCACAGGTGCCTTTGTCGGAAATGTTCGGATACGCAACAGCGCTTCGCTCCATGACTCAGGGCCAGGCGCAGTTTACGATGGAATTTTACGCTTATAAACAAGTACCCCGGCAAATCGCCGAAGAGCTGGCAAAAAAGGCGCAAGAAAAGAAACATGTGGCTTAA
- a CDS encoding AAA family ATPase gives MLKKDLLLRNPLRLLGYGEKNLLNSGEFGAVLARAGVGKTALLIQLALNSLLNEKRVLHISLNDPVNKVTLWYDEVFRNIAGQYDLLQMNEIWDSLLPNRLIMTFQVEGFSAPKLGERLTDLMSQNIFSPDMVIVDGLPLDDSTRPTLAALKDLAKAMNFPMWFTGRTHRHEEDAPNGLPMRISAVADLFETILRMRPETSQIHICAVKGNAVPESNTHLLLDPVTMLIQDGN, from the coding sequence ATGTTGAAGAAAGACCTGCTTCTTCGCAACCCATTAAGATTACTAGGTTATGGCGAAAAAAACCTTCTGAATTCAGGCGAGTTCGGTGCGGTATTGGCCAGGGCCGGTGTCGGGAAAACCGCTCTATTGATCCAGTTGGCACTCAACAGCCTTCTGAATGAAAAACGAGTGCTTCATATCAGTTTAAACGACCCGGTCAACAAGGTGACACTGTGGTACGATGAGGTGTTTCGCAATATTGCCGGCCAGTACGACCTGCTTCAAATGAACGAGATATGGGATAGCCTTCTCCCGAATCGGTTGATCATGACCTTTCAGGTAGAAGGATTTAGTGCGCCAAAACTGGGGGAACGCCTGACCGACCTGATGTCTCAAAATATTTTTTCGCCGGACATGGTGATTGTGGACGGCCTTCCTTTGGATGACTCCACCCGTCCAACCCTTGCAGCGCTCAAAGATTTGGCAAAAGCAATGAATTTTCCCATGTGGTTTACCGGCCGGACCCATCGGCATGAAGAAGATGCCCCCAACGGCCTGCCCATGCGAATATCCGCGGTGGCAGATCTCTTTGAAACCATTCTTCGAATGAGACCTGAAACATCACAAATTCACATTTGCGCCGTAAAGGGCAACGCCGTCCCCGAATCGAATACGCATTTGTTGCTGGATCCCGTAACCATGCTGATTCAGGACGGCAACTAG
- a CDS encoding GNAT family N-acetyltransferase: protein MDNCRSKLVDIHTAISKIRRGSRVFIGTGCGEPQALIKAMIADVRLQDIMLYQMMSFTLSQYIDDESFRRRFLLKLFFISTPMRRAAFEGRIDYIPAYLSQIPELFRSHRIGLDVALIQVCPPDRFGYCSLGVSVDITRAGMENASLVIAQVNPKMPKIWGDSFVHMDDIDVMVWHEEPLVEAPPGNTDNEVFRRIGHYVSQLVDDGATIQIGFGSLPYAMLQHLEGKKDLGVHTQLVTDALMNLIEKKVVTNRKKTLLPGRVVASLCMGSQKLYDYVNDNPIFYFKSSEFVNDPTEIARNDNLISISSALEVDLTGQVCTDSLGYLFFSGIGDQVDFIRGSAMSKGGFSIIALPSTARNNSISRIVSHLSEGAGVATTRGDVNFVITEYGIAELQGKGIYQRVMELAQIAHPKFRAALIDFARKRHYIFADQLPPAQEDLLFLEGYKSVEKCKNGKMLEYRPLLPSDEFAYRNFFYSLQEKTIYYRFFYRMKLFSHEVIQQQYASVDYRKSMSMIALRQKGGHKEIVGIGSYAPAEENLAEVAFVVREDHQGLGIASILLEKLEDIAQENEYTGFVATVLRENQAMIQVFKKRYPNAVITMGGGGEVSILMNFMESKKPAGVPTPDAPSDTKSE from the coding sequence ATGGACAACTGCCGTAGCAAGCTGGTGGATATTCACACGGCCATCTCCAAGATACGCAGGGGCAGCCGGGTATTTATCGGCACCGGATGCGGGGAGCCTCAGGCCCTTATTAAGGCCATGATTGCGGATGTGCGCTTACAGGATATCATGCTGTATCAAATGATGTCCTTTACTTTATCCCAATATATTGACGACGAATCTTTTCGAAGGCGGTTTTTGTTGAAACTTTTTTTCATCAGCACGCCCATGCGAAGGGCCGCGTTTGAAGGCAGAATTGATTATATTCCGGCCTATCTTTCTCAAATTCCGGAACTTTTTAGAAGTCACCGCATCGGGTTGGACGTCGCATTGATTCAGGTCTGTCCGCCGGACCGATTCGGCTATTGCAGTCTCGGGGTTTCCGTGGATATCACCCGTGCCGGCATGGAAAATGCGAGTCTCGTCATCGCACAGGTGAATCCTAAGATGCCGAAAATATGGGGGGACAGTTTCGTCCATATGGATGATATTGACGTGATGGTATGGCATGAAGAGCCGCTTGTGGAGGCGCCGCCCGGCAATACGGATAATGAGGTCTTCAGAAGAATCGGCCATTACGTTTCCCAGTTGGTGGACGACGGTGCCACCATTCAAATCGGGTTCGGTAGCTTGCCGTACGCGATGCTGCAACACCTCGAAGGGAAAAAAGATCTCGGCGTTCACACGCAGCTGGTTACGGATGCGTTGATGAATCTGATAGAGAAAAAGGTGGTGACCAACAGAAAAAAAACCTTATTGCCCGGTCGGGTGGTCGCATCCCTTTGCATGGGCTCACAAAAACTTTATGATTACGTGAATGACAATCCCATCTTTTATTTCAAATCCTCCGAATTTGTAAACGACCCCACGGAAATCGCCCGAAATGACAACCTGATTTCCATCAGTTCCGCCCTTGAAGTCGATCTTACCGGACAGGTTTGTACGGATTCGCTTGGATATCTCTTTTTCAGTGGTATCGGTGATCAGGTTGATTTTATCAGGGGCAGCGCCATGTCCAAAGGTGGTTTTTCGATCATTGCCCTGCCTTCCACGGCTCGAAACAATTCGATATCAAGAATTGTTTCGCATCTGAGCGAAGGGGCAGGGGTCGCCACCACCCGCGGCGATGTCAACTTTGTTATCACCGAATATGGCATTGCGGAACTTCAGGGTAAGGGGATTTATCAGCGGGTGATGGAGCTTGCGCAAATCGCGCACCCGAAATTCAGGGCGGCACTGATCGATTTTGCCCGTAAACGGCACTACATTTTTGCGGATCAACTGCCACCGGCCCAAGAAGACCTGCTGTTTCTGGAGGGCTATAAAAGTGTGGAAAAATGCAAAAACGGCAAGATGCTCGAATATCGGCCCTTGCTGCCTTCAGACGAGTTCGCCTATCGAAATTTCTTCTATTCGCTTCAGGAAAAAACAATTTATTACCGATTTTTTTACCGAATGAAGCTTTTCTCGCACGAGGTCATTCAGCAGCAATATGCCAGCGTGGATTACCGAAAAAGCATGTCGATGATCGCTTTACGTCAGAAAGGAGGACACAAGGAAATCGTCGGTATCGGCTCTTATGCGCCGGCTGAAGAGAATCTTGCTGAAGTTGCATTTGTTGTCCGGGAGGATCACCAGGGGCTTGGCATTGCCTCCATCCTTTTGGAAAAGCTTGAAGATATTGCACAGGAAAACGAGTACACCGGGTTTGTAGCGACGGTGTTGCGAGAAAATCAGGCCATGATTCAAGTATTCAAAAAGAGATATCCAAATGCCGTTATCACCATGGGCGGCGGTGGTGAAGTCTCCATATTGATGAATTTTATGGAATCAAAAAAGCCGGCAGGCGTCCCTACCCCCGATGCGCCGTCCGATACAAAATCGGAATAA
- the mnmA gene encoding tRNA 2-thiouridine(34) synthase MnmA: MKPSIAIAMSGGVDSLVAAYLLKNRGHSIFGLHFITGYEKNRYIREQLGNETDHDGHKAGDCIDVTDMLTNHPIHLLANQLNIPLYLADCRHLFQRKVVDYFCRTYAAGLTPNPCLVCNPSIKFGSLFTFACKKGASALATGHYARVLKGADNRYHLLKGIDTAKDQSYFLAFLNQEQLSRAIFPLGVMTKDAVYQLAREKNLSPIVSDESQDICFIKRQSYGDFLVKDGNITPTDGPIINLNGNVIGIHHGLHLFTIGQRKGINCPAAEPYYVVDIDPVKNQLTVGAKTDLLTMKCRLEDINWIQKPVHTPCELETKLRYRHRAVPATLQFDENQRGVLYFQSPQASVTPGQGAVFFQGQEVMGGGWISR, translated from the coding sequence ATGAAACCGTCCATCGCCATTGCCATGAGCGGCGGCGTGGATTCGCTCGTTGCCGCCTATCTTTTAAAAAACCGCGGACACTCCATTTTCGGTCTTCATTTTATTACCGGCTATGAAAAAAACCGATATATTCGCGAACAATTAGGTAACGAAACGGATCATGATGGCCATAAGGCGGGGGATTGCATTGATGTGACCGACATGCTCACGAATCATCCGATTCACCTTCTCGCCAACCAATTGAATATCCCCCTTTATCTTGCGGACTGCCGCCACCTGTTTCAAAGGAAGGTTGTTGATTATTTTTGCCGCACCTATGCCGCCGGTCTCACCCCGAACCCTTGTTTGGTGTGCAACCCGTCCATAAAATTCGGTTCTCTTTTTACCTTTGCGTGCAAAAAGGGAGCCAGTGCCCTTGCAACCGGGCATTACGCGCGGGTTCTCAAAGGAGCCGATAATCGATATCATCTGCTCAAAGGCATCGACACGGCCAAAGACCAGTCGTATTTTCTGGCTTTTTTAAATCAGGAGCAGCTCTCCAGGGCCATATTCCCGTTAGGCGTGATGACCAAGGATGCCGTGTACCAATTGGCTCGGGAAAAGAACCTCAGCCCGATCGTTTCCGATGAAAGTCAGGATATTTGCTTCATTAAAAGACAATCCTATGGTGATTTTTTGGTTAAAGATGGAAATATTACCCCAACGGACGGCCCCATCATAAATCTGAATGGCAATGTAATCGGTATTCACCATGGCTTACATCTTTTCACTATCGGCCAGCGCAAAGGGATCAACTGCCCCGCGGCGGAACCCTATTACGTGGTTGATATTGATCCGGTAAAAAATCAGTTGACTGTCGGCGCCAAAACGGACCTTCTCACGATGAAATGCCGGCTTGAAGATATTAACTGGATACAAAAACCGGTTCACACGCCATGCGAGCTGGAAACCAAGCTGCGTTACCGGCATCGCGCCGTGCCGGCAACATTGCAATTTGACGAAAACCAACGGGGTGTCCTGTATTTCCAATCTCCTCAAGCGTCCGTGACCCCCGGCCAGGGCGCCGTATTTTTTCAGGGGCAGGAGGTAATGGGCGGGGGGTGGATCAGTCGATGA
- a CDS encoding alpha/beta fold hydrolase, whose translation MNRFAYRTTGLAIKAIYNLSKADLVIHGRENIPENRPIIFVINHFTRIETFLMPYYIFKLTNRAVWSLADAGLFGGAFGDFLKSVGAVSTKDPQRDQLIVKTLLTGEAHWIIFPEGRMVKNKKIVEKGRYIVSYAGGKRPPHTGAATLALRTEFYRQRLFSLQQQDLAEADRLLGEFHISSIDQIQHGSTCIVPVNITYYPVRAKENILSKLAVNLAGKDIPERVVEEIMTEGAMLLSGVDIDIRFAPAIEISPFMHSKVTKKDINQKASFGFDSPIASRKRMRRDALKIMKRYMDAIYSMTTVNSDHLFAGMLRQLPFRKTTEANLRRRVFLLASDLSDHASICLHRTLSEDQLHLITDDRYHRFRDFMSVATEKGVVLNRDGLLWRDTQKLSFPFDFHRVRIDNPMAVMANSIEPMWGLQKKIRHIAWLPEYFLRRRIITSLLKKELDGFEKDYAAFFIAGESKDKNVGRPFLLRGKSRKTGVLLIHGYMAAPAEVRGLAHYLKKRGYCVYAPRLKGHGTSPEDLAQRNFKDWIRNADVGYAIIQNMCRRVVVGGFSTGAGLALNLAARMPDIQSAFAVCPPMRLQDFSSKFAPAVDTWNRLMKKIQMNGGQKIFVPNHSENPHINYRRNPISGVRELERLMYSLAPKLPEIKCRTLVVQADQDPVVDPRGSRRLFEQLGATNKTYSLLNFSRHGILMGDGSERVYEVILNFIG comes from the coding sequence ATGAATAGATTTGCCTATCGCACTACCGGTCTTGCCATAAAAGCAATCTACAATCTTTCCAAAGCCGATCTTGTTATCCACGGCCGAGAAAACATACCGGAAAATAGGCCCATCATTTTTGTGATCAATCATTTCACCCGAATCGAAACCTTCCTGATGCCGTATTATATTTTCAAACTGACAAACCGGGCCGTCTGGTCTCTTGCCGATGCCGGATTGTTCGGCGGCGCGTTCGGGGATTTTCTTAAAAGTGTTGGGGCCGTATCCACGAAAGACCCGCAACGAGATCAGTTGATCGTTAAGACCTTGCTCACGGGGGAAGCCCACTGGATTATTTTTCCCGAAGGCCGAATGGTCAAAAATAAAAAAATAGTGGAAAAGGGTCGTTATATTGTGTCCTACGCCGGAGGCAAACGCCCGCCACATACCGGCGCGGCCACGCTTGCGCTGCGGACGGAGTTTTACCGTCAACGCCTTTTTTCGCTTCAACAACAGGATTTGGCCGAAGCAGACAGATTACTTGGGGAGTTTCACATTTCTTCCATCGATCAAATACAACATGGGTCGACCTGCATTGTTCCAGTTAACATTACGTATTACCCCGTGCGGGCCAAAGAAAATATTTTAAGCAAGCTGGCCGTTAATCTTGCCGGAAAAGATATTCCGGAGCGAGTCGTGGAAGAAATTATGACCGAGGGCGCCATGCTCCTTTCAGGGGTTGATATCGATATTCGCTTTGCGCCGGCGATTGAGATCAGCCCATTCATGCACAGCAAGGTCACTAAAAAGGATATCAACCAAAAAGCTTCCTTCGGGTTTGACTCGCCGATCGCTTCCAGAAAACGAATGCGGCGAGATGCGCTAAAGATTATGAAACGCTATATGGATGCCATTTATAGCATGACCACGGTCAACTCGGATCATCTGTTTGCGGGCATGCTTCGGCAACTGCCGTTTCGCAAAACGACCGAAGCGAATCTGAGACGACGCGTATTTCTGTTGGCTTCCGACCTGTCGGATCATGCTTCTATTTGTTTGCATCGCACACTAAGTGAAGATCAGTTGCATTTGATTACAGATGACCGGTATCACCGGTTTCGGGATTTTATGTCCGTCGCGACCGAAAAAGGGGTGGTGTTGAATCGGGACGGGTTGCTATGGCGTGATACGCAAAAACTATCCTTTCCCTTTGATTTCCATCGGGTTAGAATCGATAACCCTATGGCTGTAATGGCCAATTCCATAGAGCCGATGTGGGGGCTGCAAAAAAAAATACGTCATATTGCATGGTTGCCCGAGTATTTTTTGCGACGCAGGATTATAACCAGTCTGCTTAAAAAGGAACTGGATGGGTTTGAAAAGGATTATGCCGCGTTTTTCATTGCGGGGGAATCAAAAGACAAGAATGTCGGCCGGCCTTTTCTGCTGCGTGGAAAATCTCGAAAAACCGGCGTATTGCTGATACACGGGTATATGGCAGCCCCCGCGGAAGTCAGGGGGTTGGCGCACTATCTTAAAAAAAGAGGATACTGTGTCTATGCGCCTAGACTCAAGGGCCATGGCACTTCACCCGAAGATCTTGCTCAACGCAATTTCAAGGATTGGATCCGAAATGCCGATGTCGGCTACGCGATCATTCAAAATATGTGCCGTCGCGTCGTTGTCGGCGGCTTTTCAACGGGTGCCGGCTTGGCGCTGAATTTGGCGGCGAGAATGCCGGATATTCAAAGTGCGTTTGCGGTCTGCCCGCCGATGCGGTTACAGGATTTTTCGTCCAAATTCGCCCCGGCCGTGGATACATGGAACCGGTTGATGAAAAAAATTCAAATGAATGGTGGGCAAAAAATATTTGTGCCGAACCATTCGGAAAATCCACATATCAACTATCGGCGAAATCCCATTTCGGGTGTTAGAGAACTGGAACGTCTGATGTATTCATTGGCGCCGAAGTTGCCCGAAATCAAATGCCGAACACTGGTTGTGCAGGCGGATCAGGATCCGGTGGTGGACCCTCGTGGTTCTCGACGACTCTTCGAGCAACTCGGCGCAACGAATAAAACCTACAGCCTTCTCAATTTCTCACGCCACGGTATTCTCATGGGGGACGGATCTGAAAGGGTTTATGAGGTTATTTTAAATTTTATCGGCTAA